CCTAGCTTATCGGGTGTCAATTCTTGAAACCTGGGCACAATTCTTCCGCCTACAAAACATAAATACATCATTTTGTTGGTGgacaaagatgaaaaaataGTTCAAAAGCAACACACTGCTCAAATTATCTACCACATTTCAAGTGCTAAACAGGCTTCTATATAAGGCATACCTGTAGCTATTGCAATTAGTTCCAACTCTACACCACCAACCCATCTGACAGCAGGCAAGTTCCTGTGCATCAATAGGTGATTTGCTTCATCATCAAATCCCCATTGACAGATGACCAATGTAGCACCCACATCCTGCATATCCGGAGATAATCCGTAAGTAAAACTAGATGGCATAGTAACAACAATGAAGAAAAAGTTGCAACTGCCCTTTtctagaaaggaaaaacagagagagcgagagagagagagagagttcacAAAAGACAACAGAAAAGTATCCGTGGTAccaaaattatcaaattgcAGCCattttcgaccaaaaaaataaaattgcagccattttttaccaaaaaaataaaattgcagCCACGCATTAtaggttttttatttctttttttttttttaatagcaAAAACATTATGGAACTGTAGAATGAAATCTGACCTTGCATTGTTGAACCATGTCATCAAAGTACTTCTGTTCTTGCAAACGTAGAGTCTGAAACTTTTCCACTGTATCAATATCAACCTTATGTTTTGTCTTTGGCTTCGGTGGCTCAAATGGGCAAGTCAAGATAGCAATTTTTGCATCTTCAATTCGCTTTGGCATTTGTGGATGGCTCATATCCTTGTCGATAAGAATACCATATACCAGCTCAGTATCTTCCAACTTACCCCCTACTTTCCCCTCTACTTTTATCAGATCTAGATTCACATCCTTCCTCTCTAAATCTGCAACAGCAAGAACTGCTTTCACAGCAATCTCAGCAAGGTCGCGCTTGCACCGATTCACACTACATCATGAAATTTTACATTCAAGTCAATAATAAAATGACAATAGAAGATGTATTCATGCAACaatccattaaaaaaatagcaaTGGTAAGGGTTGCCAATAACAGCATACCATTACAAAAACCATGAAAAAGCCAATTTGTCAACAAGAAACCATGAACTTTAACCAGTGTATACAATAATGCTAACTTTTATGATGAAAAAACCATCATTTACAAAATTGGTGAAGTAAACATGCTTTAGTAAATTATGAGTGAACCACAACATGGCATATAAGTGGAAAGAAAACCTAAAAAGTGTGCTTACATCTTGGATGATAAAGTAGTCATGCAAGTTCGAACTAGAGGCTCTATGTTATCCAgcccaaattcaaatttctgtGATATATGCTGCAAATGATCGAAGGCTATTCTAGATGCCATTTCATATCCCTCTGCAACCCGTATGGGGTGAATACCACGCTCCAATAGCCGCTCAGCGTGCTCTAAAAGTGCACCAGCCAACACAACGACTCCAGTTGTCCCATCACCAATTTCATAGTCCTGACTCTGCGATAGTTCAACCATCAACTTTGCAATTTGATTGTCGACATCCATCTGCTCCAGAATTGTTGCGCCATCATTTGCTGAAACGACAATGCGAAGGGTAAGATTATTTCAAAGCCAATggtaaaactaaaaccaagcAGACCCCAAAGCATGTAATGCAATTAAGCGGATGCTTCACCCCACATAGCCATGTCCACACAACAGGGCAGGTATAGTTATGACCACGAGGACACTAAAAAGCGTTAATAACAAGTGGACAGGGATTATCCAACAATTAAAGACATACCAAAACCAACCCAGAGCTCagaaaaacatataaatttcaaaGCTGACAATTGCAGAGTAAAATAACCATGTCATACTCTAAAAAATGAAGCAGTAGTTTATTCTATAAAATGAACCCCGATAACAATGAACCGACAAGACAAACACATAGATccacatacccaaaaaaaggaaCCAGAAATGGCAAAGCAAACAGGAACAAACTTCATATCGAGTGTGAGTTAGAgctaaagagagagagagagggagagatgaaGTTACTTACTGACTGTGACTTCACCATCGGGGCTCTGGAGCATCTTGTCCATGCCCTTGGGTCCGAGAGAGGTCCGGAGGATCCGAGCGACGGCTGTGCCAGCCGAAATGTTGGCTTTCTGAGCATCGAGGCCTCTCAATCGGGTCTTCTGCTCCTGCTCCCTCAGTATTATGAATGGCCGCCCATACTCATCGAATGCGAGCGCCATTTCCACCAACACACTCTCAACTTCACAATCGCACTTCGCTTCTCTTCTCCTCTACTTCCCACTCTCTGCTTCCTCTTAGGTCTAGGACCTTCTCTCTGTTTAAAGCATTTG
The window above is part of the Prunus dulcis chromosome 1, ALMONDv2, whole genome shotgun sequence genome. Proteins encoded here:
- the LOC117629117 gene encoding T-complex protein 1 subunit epsilon, with amino-acid sequence MALAFDEYGRPFIILREQEQKTRLRGLDAQKANISAGTAVARILRTSLGPKGMDKMLQSPDGEVTVTNDGATILEQMDVDNQIAKLMVELSQSQDYEIGDGTTGVVVLAGALLEHAERLLERGIHPIRVAEGYEMASRIAFDHLQHISQKFEFGLDNIEPLVRTCMTTLSSKIVNRCKRDLAEIAVKAVLAVADLERKDVNLDLIKVEGKVGGKLEDTELVYGILIDKDMSHPQMPKRIEDAKIAILTCPFEPPKPKTKHKVDIDTVEKFQTLRLQEQKYFDDMVQQCKDVGATLVICQWGFDDEANHLLMHRNLPAVRWVGGVELELIAIATGGRIVPRFQELTPDKLGKAGIVREKSFGTTKDRMLYIEHCANSRAVTIFIRGGNKMMIEETKRSIHDALCVARNLIRNNSIVYGGGSAEISCSVAVEAAADKYPGVEQYAIRAFADALDSVPMALAENSGLQPIETLSAVKSQQIKENNPHCGIDCNDVGTNDMREQNVFETLIGKQQQILLATQVVKMILKIDDVISPSDF